GTTACTACCTACCGCTGACCGACCTGCGCCTGGACCTGCTCTCCCCGACGACATCCCAGAGCCACTGCCCGTACAAGGGCACCGCCGGCTACTGGACGTTGCAGGTGGGCGAGCAGACCCACCCGGACTTCGTGTGGATCTACCGCTCCCCGCTGCCGGAGAGTCAGAAGATCGCCGGGTTGGCCTGCTTCTACAACGAGAAGGTCGATCTCTATCTGGACGATGTGCTGCAGGAGCGCCCGCGCACCCACTTCAGCTGACCTCACACCGAATACGCTGGGCGCACCATGATGAACACGAAGGTCGTCGCGGGCTGTCTGGCGGTGGTGCTGCTCGGCGGTGGCCTGGCAGCCGGCCTGGCCGGGGCCACTTCCGGCGGCGGCTCATCTCACTCGGATACGCAGACGACGGACGACAGCGCCGCGCAGAACGTCTCGATGAACTGCGCCGCTGATTCCTGCGACCTGGTGTTTCTTCCTGCGTCCACCGAAACCGTGCATCCGCTGGGCCTGGATGTGCAGTTGGTGCGCGCCGACGCCACCGAAGCGGTGTTCATGGTGGCGGGCCAGGCGCTGACCGTGACACCCGACCGGCCAACCACGGCGCAGGGCGCGACGTTCACCCTGACCGGGCCACCCAACCCGCTGGTCACACTGCACATCAGCAAGAACTGAGATCAGGCGAGGGTCACTAGCAGCGGCCGGTGGCCGCCGACCTGACGTCGAGCAGGTGCTCCCCGTTACGCCAGAGCACCGCGAGCTCGGTCCGCGACCGGACATCGGACTTGGTCAGCACCCGGGTGATGTGCTTCTTGACGGTGGCCTCGCCGATGTCGAGATGGCGGGCGATCGCGCGGTTGGACCAGCCGTCCGCGACCAGCCGCGCCACTTGGTGCTCGCGCAGTGTCAGCGTGCCGGTGTCGGGCTGGGGGTTGCTGCGCAGGTGGGCGCGCAAGAGGTAGGTCAGGTGCGGGCGCAGCACCTCGAACAGCTCTCGAGAGTGCTTGTCGAACTTCTGGTCACCGCAGGCGATGACACCGAGGTAGCCGTGCACCGGCAGGCCGGTGTCCAGCCACACCATGACCTTGTCGGTGATGCCGCAGGGGTCGAGGAACTCGGCAATGTAGTCCTCGTGCAACGCGGTCAGACGCGAGTCGAGGACG
Above is a genomic segment from Sporichthyaceae bacterium containing:
- a CDS encoding DUF427 domain-containing protein, translated to YYLPLTDLRLDLLSPTTSQSHCPYKGTAGYWTLQVGEQTHPDFVWIYRSPLPESQKIAGLACFYNEKVDLYLDDVLQERPRTHFS
- a CDS encoding helix-turn-helix transcriptional regulator: MSQQMLSAGDYRRVLDVVRSCAEIDEVEDFRAVVLQSIRDHLGYERLTFYLGMHPAEELALRDPVSLGLPQPVVDSYVNDYAPRDPYGSEHGRRLFCLDGMACLPDVLDSRLTALHEDYIAEFLDPCGITDKVMVWLDTGLPVHGYLGVIACGDQKFDKHSRELFEVLRPHLTYLLRAHLRSNPQPDTGTLTLREHQVARLVADGWSNRAIARHLDIGEATVKKHITRVLTKSDVRSRTELAVLWRNGEHLLDVRSAATGRC